One Dehalococcoidia bacterium genomic region harbors:
- a CDS encoding dephospho-CoA kinase, translating into MRVIGITGTIGSGKSTVAGFLGELGARVIDADEVGHEVYLPGTDGWKAVVEAFGEGVIAPDGTVDRHKLGEIVFKNPAALAKLNSIVHPLITKKVQSRLKELRQKETRIVVLEAALLIEAGWSPLVDEIWVTTAPESVIHKRLAAKRELSHSQIQARIKMQLPLSEQTKWAGRVIDTNIPLPELETRVAALWRKLKQKTDSS; encoded by the coding sequence ATGCGAGTCATCGGCATTACCGGCACCATTGGCAGCGGCAAAAGCACCGTGGCCGGCTTCCTGGGCGAACTGGGAGCCAGGGTCATCGACGCCGACGAGGTCGGCCATGAGGTCTATCTCCCCGGAACGGATGGCTGGAAGGCCGTCGTGGAGGCATTTGGAGAGGGCGTTATTGCCCCCGACGGCACGGTGGACAGACACAAGCTCGGCGAAATAGTCTTCAAAAACCCGGCGGCGCTGGCAAAGCTCAACAGCATCGTGCACCCGCTCATCACTAAAAAGGTGCAGTCACGCCTCAAAGAACTTCGTCAAAAGGAGACGCGCATCGTCGTGCTGGAGGCTGCCCTCCTCATAGAGGCCGGCTGGAGCCCGCTGGTAGATGAGATATGGGTCACCACCGCCCCGGAAAGCGTCATTCATAAGAGGCTGGCGGCCAAAAGGGAGTTGTCGCATTCTCAAATTCAGGCACGCATCAAAATGCAGCTTCCCCTCTCGGAGCAGACAAAATGGGCCGGGCGCGTCATCGACACCAACATACCCCTGCCCGAACTCGAAACCAGAGTCGCCGCCCTGTGGCGCAAGCTAAAGCAGAAAACCGACTCAAGCTAA